The genomic DNA CGGCGGCACGGCGGGGTTTATCGGCACAAACCCCCCGGGGAATGTTAAGCGGGTTAGGTGGCGGCAGCGCCGCGGAAGGTGGTCACCCTCCGGGGATTAGGGGTCAGAACAATCCTCGTCCCTGTGACCAGGCGGGGGCACAAAGGGCCATTGTGCCCCGAGTACAAAATCTCTGTTTATTACGGCGGAGCTGACATGCTGAACGACCCGCTCTCCACGCCAGCACAAAAGCTTCCTTGCTTCAGATTGTTTGTTTATGTAAATTAAAATGGTGCATTTAATTATGCAACGGGACCAGCCTCAGCAACAAGCGCGGTGCTGATTGGATCGCCCCGTGGCCAGAGCCCGCGGGCAAGCCCTCGGCGCAGCTGATGGTGCCACCGCGGTCCCGGCTCTGCCGCAGCGCCCGCGGAGACACGCCTTGACCGTTGCCCAGGGACCAAACCCCCGGGAGAAGGGGTGAGGAGCATCGCTCCCCACCCCGGGGTGCAGGAGCGGGGCCCCGGCGGTGCACAGCCCCGGCCGGCGGCACGGCGCGGTGCGGCACAGCACGGCCCTAAGCATGACAGAAGAGGTCCCAGCAGCTTCCACCATGCCCGAGTGCAACGGGAGCGTACCCCCGGAGAAGGGCCCACTCCAGGTCATCGGCGTCATTGATGAAATAGCCAAATCTGTCGGGACGGTTCCTTATGCAAACGCAGAAACGAGCCCCGACCCTCCACCTGCACAGGAAAATCAGGAGGAAAATAGAAATTTGTTGGCAGAGGACATAGTTCATGGGGATTGTGATGGAGAGAAGCAACACAAAGGTAAAGTACAAGTGCctttttttaagtctttggaGAGAAAAGTTCTGTTTTATGTATAGCCTTATGAATAACAGGATGTACTACCTATATTAGTCAAAATTCCTAACCTATGGTCATTATAACAGTGACTCGGAGTAATTCCGAGTTAGGGACAAATCTGAGCTAGCAGGTACACCGGGCGCGATGAAAACTACGTGACTAAAGAAACAAGCAATTTCATAatctttcactttgaaaatctGCTGCCGCTCTGCAACCGTTACAACCCGATTATTGTCACTAACTGCTCCACCAGTCCATTCCTTATGCTTTGTATTCCCAAAGAAAAGCCAGAGGAGAACGGTGGGACGCTACAGCAGGGACCAGCTGATGGCCAGGACACGGGGACTGACGGCCAGGGATCGGAGGAAGGTAATGGGAAATGCCGCGTGAGGTGAGGTGTTCCCGAAGCGCAGCAATGAGTAGCCTTCAAAGACAACCACCTACAGGtggttagtttggtttttttttaagttcggTCAGTCCCTATATTCTCGGGAGCAGGGACTCATTTCTCATCCGTAGAGTTGCTGCACCGCAGGAAACATGGCTGGGATCTTTCTTCGCGAGGTTTGCGTGTATCGCCGTGACCGTGGGGTCTCTGCGCACCGTGGGGTCTCTGCGCAGGCGGTCTCCGGCAGCCCTGGAGGCTGGGGGATGCTGCATCTTCTGCTGCACGCGGGGGAGCTCAGAGGGGGACCTTGCGAGGCTGTCAGGCAAAAATCGGTGGCCTCAAAACCCAAACTCTCTTCCTGCCTGGTTCACGGAATGTATAAATCCCCCTGACGCGCAAGTACTTAGCAGAAAATTGCTCTCCTAAACATCTGCGGACGGGCCTCTCTCTACTTGTTCCTGGGTGAAAATGGTAAAAATCAGTCGGTGCCGAGGCTGGACCTCGCAGCTGCCTCCTGCGGGAGCGGGGCGCGAGTTATACACAGACTCAGGAATGTAATCGTGCTATGCAAAATGCAGCCGCTCCTCCAAAAAGGAGCAGTATTTTATTGAGTATTATTAAAGGAGGGAAGGTCCGTCTCTCTGCGGGTGGCCTTTCAGCATCGCTGCCCATCCACGTTTCCCACCCGCGAGCTCATCCCGGCTCGCCAGGTTTGGCAACCACGGGACGACgggcggctgggctgggggctacTGACACCCCCGTCACTCCCCCGGGCCATGGCGGGGCTCAGGgctgccggctctgccccggTGCCCCAAAACCCGGCTGTGCCGGAGCCCTCTTGTCATTTACGCACCCGCCTGGCCACGACGAGCTGGGATTTTCTGCAGTGAGCTGCCACCGAAATAGCACCCCCTCCTCGGAGCAGAGCAGGTGaacagcccagagcagctgtggcagcCCTGGCAAAGGCGTTGACCGTAGCTCTGAAAGATGGATGGGCCATGCCCTGTAAACAGAAACTTTGCTTTgattaagaggaggaaaaaatatacaaACATTTGTCATGGGCAAAATAatatttcacagcagctgtgtAGGTTGTGAGGAGGTGAATCACGATGGAGCCTTTCCCACCTCGAGCTGCCATCCATATTCCAGCGTGGTGCTTTATGAGGGCACAACAAAACCTATTAAACAATCTTGCACAGtcaccccccctgctccccccagccacAAGCACTTTATCTCTAAATTGCAGGCAGCTTTTTAGGACCTAACCAATTTAGTCTAATTAATACTCAGGACCCCACAGGCAAAATGTTGAATAGACCATTTGTTGTGACACTAAAGCATAATTTAGGGCAGCGACGTGCCAAACAGGACGAAAGGGAGACAgccatcccagcctggccggcCACCCCCAAAGGAGGGACGTGTCCCAGGAGGGCTGTGCCGGGGTCCCCCTGTGTGCTGGGTACTGCGGGGTGCTGCCTGCAGAGcggctccctccatccctccatcctcccctcccttcctcaatccctccttctctccctccctccctctctccatccctcccccctccATGCCTCCCTctatccttccctccctccatccatccttctgtccatcccctctctccttccatccctccctcccgccccgcacGGCGGGCTGAGCCAGCACTGAGCCCCCAGCCGTGGGGAGACGGGACCCCCGGCGAGTTTGTCCCCTGGAGCGCAGCCTCTGCCCAAGGCCAGAGCCCGAGCGTGGCGGGGAAGGCCTTTGGGAAGCCCTTTGGGAAGCCCTTTGGGAAGGCCTTTGGGAAGGCCTGGCAGCGGGATGGTTGCCAGGCTGTGCCCaagagggcagggcagagccggtGCCTGCCGGGGGGCACAGTGGTCCCGGGGTGGGGGACGCACGCCGTgccgccctgccctccccaggctccACCACCGCCGGCTGCCGCCCCTCGCTTGGACAGGAGGGCGGCGGGACGGCTCCCCGGGGACGGTggagcagcagcggggcagggcggAACGCAAGGGCCGGTGGCCTTACGGGGTGGGCGTGAGGACGCAGGAAGCCTTTCTgaagcacccaccacccaccccatcccccgTGACAGGGTtcagctggagggggggggggcacccccaccggggggagggaggtggcggGTGCCTCGGGGGCAGCGGCTGGAGAGCCACCACGAGCGACGCTGTGGCAAGAAACACGTAGGACGGGGCACGACGGAGGTGCCGAGCCCGTCCTCACCCACAGCCCTCTGTGTCCTGCAGGGCCTGGCAGCGAGGGGACGCCTGCGggcagcggggggacgggggcggcCAGCGCcggcggggacacggcggggacactCGCAGCCAGCGCCGACGGGAGAGGGAAcgcggccgaggaggaggaggaggcggaggaggaggaggaggacaccgAAGAGGATGAAGTTCAGGTGATCGAACTGAAGAAGGAGAACGGCGAGGCGTCCCGTCTGCAGCAGCAAGGCAGCGGCAAGGAGccgtcccccccctccagccccggctgCAACTCCCAGGCGGAGAAACCCGGggagcagcccagcctggggaaaaaaaatgatatctCCAGACACAGCTATTCCAGATACAACACAATTTCCTACCGGAGGATTAGAAAAGGAAACACCAAACAACGAATCGATGAATTTGAATCCATGATGCACTTATAAACTGAAGTGGAGAATTGCTTAGCGAGCCGAGCGTTCactctggtttttggtttttcttttttgtttcccccaAAACATGTCTCTTCACACACGAGGTTGCTGCTTTTTTCGGTTTTGTATATGATTTCATAATACACTGTGAAAATTTAACATCTTTGCTTTGACAGCGGGCAGAGGCATCCATAGCgcaggaaaataaataatcagtTTGCTAAATATAATACCATTTGATTTAAAGTTTACCCTCTCATTTTCTATCCAACTTTTGTAACCGTATGGGAACAATAGGATGTCTTGGAGCAGCTGGGGCTTCTGTGGCTGCCGACAGACGGGTGGTCCATGCCGTCAGCCGTGCTGGCAATGGGCTGGCAGCGCCGTGGCTCAGAGAACAATAAAAGAGACGACTGTTTGCCACCGCTCCGTTTTGCTCTCTGTCCGTGCTGGTGTCTCGCGGTGCACCGACAGCCGGCTCCGGCCGACGCCCAGCCATTCCCACCCCGTgccggtgggatgggggggatTTGCGTTGGCGGGTGATGCTGGCGTGCAGGAATTACAAAAGGCCCCAAGGCCCctgctgccccgctgccccccagccgcTCCCCAGGCGGGCTGGGCTCCCGATGGCGCCAGCGAGGGCTGCTGCCCGCTGGCCCCAGCCGCGGGGACGGGTCTCAGCCTGGGTGTCTTCAGATGTGTCCTCGCCTGCCCGCCGCAGTGCCGTGGCCGGAGGGATGCACCGCACTCGTAAGAGAGAAGCATTTCTTGATAGAAACCAGCGATTTCGATAGTGGTCTAAGGAGATGCGATGGCAAGGACACTGGCACATACTGCCCAGAGGACAGGGTCAGcccgagctgtcagggagaccctcccgtcgggTCGAAGTTGGGAGAGCACCCCCGGCTGTATAAACGCCGTCTCAGAGAGGTGTCTGGGTGAGCTGCATCCAGACCCAGGCAACGgcttatgtctaaaggattatatatgtgcacaATCATATATATGTGCACACTCACTCGAAGATATAATCTTAGTGAAGCTTCAGAGTCTAGCATGCTGTAAACCACTTACCGAGGCTCTGTTGTGTCCGGGAACCTCTGAATCTCGAGGAATAAGCTTGAGCGcgcccctgcccggggcagacCGCGACGCGCAGCCGCTGCCCCGCAGGAGAGCTCAGCGGGCTCTGGGGCTGCCCGCGGCCCATGGGGTGGGATGCCTGACCCATAGCCATGGTGGCACCTCACCCAGGTGCCAGGGCTGCGTTGCTCCGGGCAGCCCCTGGCTGGCGTGTCGTTACCTGTCCCCCCGAAACCTCGCTGAGCCTGTGGAGCCGTCACGACCAGGTGGAGCCGTCACGACCAGATGCACCCGTTGTGACCACCACGGGTGGCTATCGCTCGGGCAGGGCTGTATCAGGAGATAAAGGTTGGGGGGGAGCTCACCGTCACACACAGCGCACACTGCGGGGACCGCTGGGCTCACGGAGCTGCCCTCCAGCTCGCCCGTCCTGGGCGGTAGCGTGAAACCAGGGGTGCGGCCAGCAGAAACCACCGCCGGCAACATCCCCACCGCCCCTCCTCCTGCGGCGGTGGCCGGCTGCCTTTGGGAACGTGGCACAGGTGAGCGGTGGCACCGGTGACCAGCGCTGTGCGCAGCGGCACAGCCGGGGCCTGGGCCGGCCCGGGCACAGCGGCTCAGACACCGTGTGTCCCACGCGGCACGTGCCCACGCGTGCTTTGGTGTCCACCCCGTAAAACCGACCACCACCAGAAACCTGTATTTTCAGAATGCCACCAGTTTAGACTCTCACATGTCTTCCCACTCTTCACACTAAGTTTAGATgcaaaattttaaagattttttttttttcaaagcaggcaAGTTTTATACATGATTTGTTTTTGCCGTTGGAACACAACCTTTCTCCATTTTTACAaacctttgttttgtttacaaacCTTTGTTTACCCACAGCGATGTCGATGCgatctttttttaactgttttacaGAAAAGTTTGTCTGGAGTTGGGACTGAGCTCTGCAAACGTCAGCCCAGGGAGCACCCGGAACGCCGagggcggctgccaaagggcgAGGAGGCAGGAGCAAAGCCAGCCTCCGCCCACCACCGCAGGAGCCTCCTTCAGCCATAAGCGCTTTTTTAAGGGTTAGTTTAACATCTCCAGCAACACTGAATATCGTTTtgacttttcttcttctataCATAAAGGCAATTATTTATTGGCAATGCGAAAATAATAACTGGCAATTCTGTATTGTACAAACCGGAGACAGCCCTCATTGTGCTATTCAGGCTTGTTTATCTGCTCCTCGGCGTGTGGAAGTTCAGAGCGTGGCTTGTATGAACTGATACTGCGGGTTTGTTCCCCGCGGCCAGCTGCCCCCCGTCGCCCCTCTCGCGGCCGTTCCTGCAAGGCCGACACTTTTCCCAACGGCGTGACCGCTGCCACGGCTGTCGGTGACCTGCTCAGGCTGTGGGTGGCCCGCGCCGCCCGAGTATTTGCAGGCCCGTTGAaggggggctggtggccaccgcctcccccccaccccat from Chroicocephalus ridibundus chromosome 7, bChrRid1.1, whole genome shotgun sequence includes the following:
- the ERMN gene encoding ermin; the protein is MTEEVPAASTMPECNGSVPPEKGPLQVIGVIDEIAKSVGTVPYANAETSPDPPPAQENQEENRNLLAEDIVHGDCDGEKQHKEKPEENGGTLQQGPADGQDTGTDGQGSEEGPGSEGTPAGSGGTGAASAGGDTAGTLAASADGRGNAAEEEEEAEEEEEDTEEDEVQVIELKKENGEASRLQQQGSGKEPSPPSSPGCNSQAEKPGEQPSLGKKNDISRHSYSRYNTISYRRIRKGNTKQRIDEFESMMHL